From Oscillatoria sp. FACHB-1407, a single genomic window includes:
- a CDS encoding oxidoreductase, protein MTDNSKVWLITGSSTGFGRSLTEAVLEKGDIVVATARKPEQLDNLVQQYPNTVKAIRLDVTIPQEVHNTVNTALAVFGRIDVLVNNAGYGALGAIEEVSEDAIRRQFETNVFGVLNMTRAVLPLMRQQRSGHILNLSSIGGFVAFPGVGVYNGSKFALEGISEALAQEVAHLGIKVTIVEPGAFRTDFNGRSLAVPDQRIGDYAESSGKLLDWATEVDGQQPGDPDKAAGAMIQIVESANPPLRLVLGADAVNLMENKLQSLQAELDAWREVSVNTAFEGAEMMAIGG, encoded by the coding sequence ATGACTGACAATTCAAAAGTCTGGCTCATCACAGGAAGTTCAACGGGCTTTGGTCGATCGCTCACTGAAGCAGTTCTTGAAAAAGGTGACATCGTTGTTGCGACTGCACGTAAACCTGAACAATTGGATAACCTGGTGCAGCAGTATCCGAATACAGTAAAAGCTATTCGCCTGGATGTCACGATTCCCCAAGAAGTTCATAACACAGTTAATACTGCACTTGCTGTCTTCGGTCGAATTGATGTCTTGGTGAATAACGCAGGATACGGTGCATTGGGAGCGATCGAGGAAGTCAGCGAAGATGCCATTCGTCGCCAGTTTGAGACGAATGTGTTTGGAGTTTTGAATATGACACGGGCAGTATTGCCTTTGATGCGGCAGCAACGCAGCGGACATATTCTAAATTTGTCATCCATTGGTGGGTTTGTTGCTTTTCCTGGCGTTGGCGTCTACAACGGTAGCAAGTTTGCATTGGAAGGAATTTCTGAAGCATTAGCGCAAGAGGTAGCGCATCTGGGCATTAAGGTTACGATCGTCGAACCGGGAGCCTTTCGCACCGACTTTAACGGACGTTCTCTAGCAGTGCCAGATCAGCGAATTGGAGACTACGCCGAAAGCAGCGGTAAGCTCCTGGATTGGGCAACAGAAGTTGATGGTCAGCAGCCCGGCGATCCTGACAAAGCAGCAGGGGCAATGATTCAAATTGTGGAGAGCGCCAATCCTCCATTGCGATTGGTGTTAGGTGCAGATGCCGTGAATTTGATGGAGAACAAGCTGCAATCGCTCCAAGCAGAACTGGATGCATGGAGAGAAGTTTCAGTAAACACAGCTTTTGAAGGGGCAGAAATGATGGCGATCGGAGGATAG
- a CDS encoding enoyl-CoA hydratase/isomerase family protein: MEFTDYKDKYENLKLERTDSGILTITMHTSGNSHVHTGKAHREFPEAFSDIARDRQNEVVIFTGAGEQWISHIDFSTVDDITKPAGWYAILTEARQLLYNFLDISVPVISVVNGPAPIHGEYALMGDIILAAEEAYFQDNQHLSVGGGVVPADGVQILYPAAMG; this comes from the coding sequence ATGGAATTTACAGACTACAAGGATAAGTACGAGAATCTGAAACTAGAGCGTACAGACTCTGGTATTCTGACCATCACAATGCACACCAGTGGCAATTCGCACGTTCATACAGGTAAGGCACATCGAGAGTTTCCAGAGGCATTTAGTGATATTGCCCGCGATCGGCAAAATGAAGTAGTAATCTTCACAGGAGCAGGTGAACAATGGATTAGCCACATTGACTTTTCTACAGTGGATGACATTACAAAGCCTGCGGGTTGGTATGCCATCCTCACAGAAGCTCGTCAGCTTCTTTACAACTTTCTTGATATTAGTGTTCCCGTCATTTCCGTTGTCAATGGCCCTGCACCAATTCATGGCGAATATGCCTTAATGGGAGACATTATTCTGGCGGCTGAAGAAGCGTACTTTCAAGACAATCAGCATTTGTCAGTTGGAGGTGGGGTTGTCCCAGCCGATGGTGTACAAATTCTCTATCCGGCAGCAATGGGGTGA
- a CDS encoding enoyl-CoA hydratase/isomerase family protein, translated as MVYKFSIRQQWGDVRGHYFLLTMQKLTATDALQIGMVNEVHPREKLLSRANELAEQLLRLDPFTRRYTRLMFTRKLKRRVIDELPFDMGLEGLSIVSSVKPKISSS; from the coding sequence ATGGTGTACAAATTCTCTATCCGGCAGCAATGGGGTGATGTACGAGGACATTATTTCCTCCTAACGATGCAGAAGTTAACAGCGACAGACGCATTGCAAATTGGCATGGTTAACGAAGTTCATCCCCGTGAGAAATTGCTGTCTAGAGCTAATGAACTCGCTGAACAATTGCTTCGTCTCGATCCATTCACTCGTCGCTATACGCGGCTCATGTTCACACGAAAACTGAAGCGGCGCGTCATTGATGAATTACCGTTTGACATGGGTTTAGAGGGACTATCAATTGTTTCATCAGTTAAGCCTAAAATATCTAGTTCATGA
- a CDS encoding NADPH-dependent F420 reductase: MKIGIIGSGNIGGTLGRHWATVGHEVLFSSRNPEELKSMAAKVNAQTGTVQEAVTFGDVILLAIPFGKIPALVQQVGRLDGKILIDATNPYPQRDGDIARQIIENKLQTATEYVASQFPGAHTIKAFNSIYYKVLEEMAFRSGDQRIAVQVCGDDFQAKQMVIQLIEAIGFAAQDIGNLASGVIFEPNAPLYNKNLTITEADALLLQLAA, translated from the coding sequence ATGAAAATTGGCATTATTGGCTCAGGCAACATTGGCGGCACATTAGGGCGACACTGGGCAACGGTGGGACACGAAGTTTTGTTTAGCTCCAGAAATCCAGAGGAGCTAAAATCAATGGCAGCCAAGGTTAATGCTCAGACAGGAACAGTGCAAGAAGCTGTGACCTTTGGAGACGTCATTTTACTAGCAATTCCATTCGGTAAAATTCCTGCACTAGTGCAACAGGTAGGACGTTTGGATGGCAAGATTCTAATTGATGCTACTAATCCTTATCCCCAAAGGGATGGCGATATTGCCCGGCAGATTATCGAGAACAAATTACAAACTGCAACAGAATATGTTGCTAGCCAGTTTCCAGGTGCTCACACAATTAAAGCATTCAACTCCATCTACTACAAAGTATTAGAGGAAATGGCGTTTCGTTCTGGTGATCAGCGCATTGCAGTTCAGGTTTGTGGCGATGATTTCCAAGCTAAGCAAATGGTGATTCAGTTGATCGAAGCAATCGGATTTGCCGCTCAAGATATTGGCAATCTAGCCAGTGGTGTAATCTTTGAGCCAAATGCACCCCTCTACAACAAAAATCTCACCATTACAGAAGCAGATGCACTTTTGCTTCAATTGGCTGCCTGA
- a CDS encoding 2Fe-2S iron-sulfur cluster-binding protein encodes MPTITVNEQAFSCESGTNLRDFLLSQKVKLYNGKAATINCHGHGTCGACAVAIEGVASEPTTVEKIRLNLPPHKGIESGRRLACQVKVLGDIKVTKYDGFWGEGEVPVTMIQAASASA; translated from the coding sequence ATGCCAACTATCACAGTCAATGAACAAGCCTTCTCCTGTGAATCTGGTACTAATCTTCGCGATTTTCTGCTCAGCCAGAAGGTGAAACTGTATAACGGTAAAGCGGCAACCATTAATTGTCATGGACATGGCACTTGTGGTGCCTGTGCAGTAGCAATTGAAGGAGTCGCTTCTGAGCCTACAACTGTAGAAAAGATACGGTTAAATCTTCCTCCTCACAAAGGCATCGAATCAGGTCGTCGCCTTGCTTGCCAGGTCAAGGTTTTGGGAGACATTAAAGTGACTAAATACGATGGTTTTTGGGGAGAAGGAGAAGTTCCTGTCACGATGATTCAGGCAGCTTCGGCTTCAGCTTGA
- a CDS encoding zinc-dependent alcohol dehydrogenase family protein, with protein MPKIVRFYKFGSAEVLKLNDEPFKEPSAGEVRLKVEAIGLNRAEVGFRAGRYLELPETFPSTLGYEASGIIDAIGEGVTSFQIGDRVSTIPAFSMKKYGVYGESAIVPATAVAPYPDSLSPQQGTAIWMQYITAYGPLVEYGQVKAGDFVLITAASSSVGYSAIQIAKAAGAVAIATTRSTAKKQMLLDNGADYVIVTNDEDLVSRVMEITSGHGADLIFDAIAGSFLEPLAAAAAPGATIFVYGALDETASTPFPLFAALQKGLKVQGYTLFEITTNSEKLDRAKQYIYDGLKSGALTPVLDRLFSLEQIVEAHQYMESNQQNGKIIVTV; from the coding sequence ATGCCGAAAATAGTTCGATTTTACAAGTTTGGTAGTGCAGAGGTTCTAAAGCTGAACGATGAACCCTTCAAAGAACCAAGTGCTGGGGAAGTACGACTGAAGGTTGAGGCGATCGGGCTTAACCGTGCCGAGGTTGGTTTTCGAGCAGGTAGATATCTAGAGCTACCTGAAACGTTTCCATCTACCCTGGGGTATGAAGCATCGGGAATCATCGATGCGATTGGTGAGGGCGTAACGAGTTTCCAGATTGGCGATCGCGTCAGTACCATTCCTGCTTTTTCCATGAAAAAGTACGGCGTGTATGGGGAAAGCGCAATCGTCCCAGCAACCGCTGTTGCCCCTTATCCTGATAGCCTCTCACCCCAACAAGGAACTGCCATTTGGATGCAGTATATTACTGCCTACGGTCCTCTGGTTGAGTACGGGCAGGTGAAAGCAGGAGATTTTGTTTTGATTACAGCCGCTAGCAGTAGTGTAGGCTACTCCGCGATTCAAATCGCCAAAGCCGCAGGAGCAGTGGCGATCGCCACGACGCGCAGTACAGCTAAAAAGCAAATGCTGTTGGACAACGGAGCAGATTACGTCATTGTCACGAATGATGAAGACTTAGTCAGCCGAGTTATGGAGATTACATCGGGACATGGGGCTGATCTAATTTTTGATGCTATAGCCGGATCGTTTCTAGAACCTTTGGCAGCGGCAGCCGCACCAGGAGCAACTATTTTTGTCTATGGTGCGTTAGATGAAACTGCATCGACTCCTTTTCCTCTATTTGCTGCATTGCAGAAAGGTTTGAAGGTGCAGGGTTATACATTGTTTGAAATCACAACTAACTCTGAAAAATTAGACCGTGCCAAACAATACATCTATGACGGTTTGAAATCAGGAGCACTGACTCCTGTGCTTGATCGCCTCTTTTCACTGGAGCAAATTGTGGAAGCACATCAGTACATGGAATCCAATCAGCAGAATGGCAAGATTATTGTCACCGTTTAA
- a CDS encoding DUF4331 family protein: MSDHFDGPRMLAEPVIDITDLYAFPSPETGRLVLVMNVFPFAGNSAFFSDGAIYKFRIRRAHIAYTGQKPAFDVDHQEFDFTFTFAAPTKENGSDQFVQQGTCTTPTGDTVSFQVHAPEGTQSPGLRMFAGLRLDPFFADVTWVLRTTKHHQVASSSGEDFINGANVLSIVVELEVATLLGIPDHSLFAIVAETWTAGKLPMRLARLGRPEIKNFTMSIPRADRVNQDLEIRDLYNQEDAFNLAPPYLSAYRARLNANLADWDQCDGKTDWQLDKEGNHPLTDLLLADFLIVDVSKPFSETSYFEIEQSMLKGIVHQTCGGRSLNDDIVDTMFTLYINAGNGDRISDGIDQAFKRANYQFPYLQAPNPTPPALPNFDRLAQILAEP; this comes from the coding sequence ATGTCTGATCATTTTGACGGTCCTCGGATGCTTGCCGAACCAGTCATTGATATTACAGATTTATACGCTTTTCCCAGTCCTGAGACGGGGCGTTTAGTTCTGGTCATGAACGTGTTTCCATTTGCTGGAAATTCTGCATTTTTCTCGGATGGGGCTATCTACAAATTTCGGATTCGCCGCGCTCATATTGCCTACACTGGGCAGAAACCAGCCTTTGACGTTGATCATCAAGAATTTGATTTTACTTTTACTTTTGCGGCTCCAACCAAGGAGAACGGCAGCGATCAATTCGTGCAACAAGGGACTTGTACAACGCCAACTGGAGATACTGTCTCATTTCAAGTTCACGCCCCGGAAGGAACTCAATCACCAGGGTTGCGGATGTTTGCTGGACTGCGACTTGATCCGTTCTTCGCTGATGTAACGTGGGTATTACGAACCACGAAACATCACCAGGTAGCATCAAGTTCAGGCGAAGATTTCATTAATGGAGCGAATGTTCTTAGCATTGTGGTTGAACTAGAGGTCGCCACACTGCTTGGAATACCAGACCATTCATTATTTGCAATCGTGGCAGAGACATGGACAGCGGGTAAGCTACCGATGCGTCTGGCTCGCTTAGGTCGTCCGGAAATTAAGAATTTTACCATGTCGATTCCTCGTGCTGATCGAGTCAATCAAGACCTGGAAATCCGCGATCTCTATAATCAGGAAGACGCTTTCAACTTAGCTCCCCCTTATCTGAGTGCATATCGCGCTCGCCTCAACGCAAACCTTGCCGATTGGGATCAGTGTGACGGTAAAACAGACTGGCAACTTGATAAAGAAGGCAATCATCCCCTCACAGATTTGCTACTAGCTGACTTCCTGATTGTTGATGTTTCTAAACCCTTCTCTGAAACCAGTTACTTTGAGATTGAGCAGTCAATGCTCAAAGGCATTGTTCATCAGACTTGTGGTGGGCGATCGCTCAATGATGACATCGTAGATACGATGTTTACGCTCTATATCAATGCTGGAAATGGCGATCGCATTTCCGATGGTATTGATCAAGCATTCAAGCGGGCAAATTATCAATTTCCCTATCTGCAAGCCCCTAACCCGACTCCACCTGCACTGCCAAACTTTGATCGACTGGCCCAGATTCTAGCTGAGCCGTAA
- a CDS encoding tetratricopeptide repeat protein, whose translation MGQIPASSKPLSQAEFRTTDGAIALINLNSQIEGQLWQFRRRNISAVQGAGLVELFAMRGQFLSNIGDYEYASQLAEQLVQKFPTDANSFFARARTHTIFHRFSAALADLNCSEQLGYDDSHVNAARATILQAIGHYEQALTIRQRAVETNPNIDTLGAFAVLQLDRGDFVTAEQLMIAAQESYSGISPFPIAWLYFQWGHLCVQAGNLSCACAWFKAASHRFPAYAAAQGHLAEINAALGNDEVAIILLRPLALSADDPDYAAQLSSILSKTGQDAEAKHWRTVAAIRYEELVDCYPEAFADHASRFWLGTGADPLKALQLAQKNLEVRQTPQAYSLLNQAAVANQERR comes from the coding sequence ATGGGGCAAATTCCTGCATCGTCAAAACCATTGTCTCAAGCAGAGTTTCGGACAACTGATGGCGCGATCGCACTAATTAACTTAAACTCTCAAATCGAGGGGCAATTATGGCAATTTAGGCGGCGTAATATTAGTGCGGTTCAAGGAGCAGGTCTGGTCGAACTGTTCGCGATGCGGGGACAGTTCTTGAGTAACATTGGCGATTATGAATACGCCAGTCAACTTGCTGAACAGCTTGTGCAAAAATTCCCTACAGACGCAAACTCTTTCTTTGCCCGTGCCAGAACCCACACCATTTTTCATCGCTTTTCAGCAGCCCTAGCGGATCTCAATTGCAGTGAGCAACTTGGTTATGACGATAGTCATGTCAATGCAGCGCGGGCTACAATTTTGCAAGCAATCGGTCATTACGAGCAAGCGTTAACCATTCGTCAGCGCGCAGTTGAAACCAATCCAAATATTGACACATTGGGTGCATTTGCAGTTCTGCAACTTGACCGTGGCGATTTTGTCACAGCGGAACAACTAATGATTGCTGCTCAAGAATCCTACTCTGGTATTTCGCCCTTCCCAATTGCATGGTTGTACTTTCAATGGGGGCACCTGTGTGTGCAGGCAGGGAACTTATCTTGTGCCTGCGCTTGGTTTAAAGCTGCTAGCCATCGGTTTCCGGCTTATGCTGCTGCTCAAGGGCACTTGGCGGAAATAAATGCAGCTTTGGGTAATGATGAGGTAGCAATCATCTTGCTACGTCCTTTGGCTTTATCAGCAGATGATCCTGATTATGCTGCACAATTGTCAAGCATTTTAAGCAAAACCGGACAGGATGCAGAAGCGAAACATTGGCGTACCGTTGCTGCAATTCGCTATGAGGAATTGGTAGATTGTTACCCGGAAGCTTTTGCCGATCATGCATCTCGATTCTGGTTAGGAACTGGGGCAGATCCGTTAAAAGCACTTCAGCTTGCTCAAAAAAATCTAGAAGTCCGTCAAACGCCACAAGCATACAGCTTATTAAATCAAGCTGCGGTAGCTAACCAAGAACGTAGGTAG